ACTGGTACTGTATGCATGGCCGTAGTGCTAATGCTTGAATGGATAAGAAAGCATAAGTGAAACGTGATCTGAAGCCTTACAGTGATGTAAAGGTCGAAACGGATGAGCGCGTAGGCAGTCCAGCAGATGCCGTTGACGAGGGAGGCCAGGGACAGGAACAGGGGCATGTACTCCACGCTCTTTGTCTGGATCACCATTTTCTGCAGCACGAGCCAACATACAGGAATACAAATCTTAATATCTCAGGAaacagttttttcttttgcggggATCAGGAAAcagttccttttcttttgcgggGATCAGGGATCAGTTCCTGACGTGGTAGTACAATAACTAGTCTAAAAAACATGAACAACCTTATATGGATGGGGCATCAAAAGCATGAATAGAACAAGAATCAGAGGAAAACGGGAAAGCGACTCAGCAAGGATAAATTGACACTGCTCGTGACTAAATTCAACGAACTAATCATTTTTTGAAGTGCTAGCTAGCCACAGACACACCTGCTGGGAATCAAAGCACATACATATCTTACCTACGCATGTCCGTTAAGGAGGACAATAAAGAAACGACGGGATTTACGCATGCGTGCGGGCATATATCCCGCAGAGCACCAGGCTTGATGTTGGTCAATCAAATAAGCCTAAACTAATCATCAGTTCGTTTTCTATGCTTATTCTGATTCCCACCGCGGTTAAATTAACCATTCTTTCTTGACGCCGACATCTACCTGCTAGTAAAATACTACTCCACCAATATAGATCGAATAGAATAGCAACCACCAAATCTCACTCTGTACTCTACTCACACGTAGTAGTACTACGCGTCCGACCCGTACTATGCCTACATACCAGAAACAGAACAGGGAATTAATTAAAGAGACTGGGGGTTGTACCATGACGGAGAGTGGGGCGGCGTACATGCCGGTGCCGAAGAGGACGCAGAGGATGCCGACGATCATGGAGCGGCGGTTGTGTGTGTGCGCAAGGTTGAGGAcgagcgcggcgacggcggcgacgaaggcgacctcggcggcgaggatgaggagcacacggcggcgggcggcgccggcggagaagGCGAGGAAGAGCGCGACGTAGGTAAGCTCGATGGCCATCCCGGTGCCGTTGATGGTGATGACGAGCATGCTGTTCGGGTGCACCGCGGGGAGGCCGTAGAGCACCCACATCATGCAGTTGAGGAGCGTCGCCAGGTACGGCACCGCCGAGTACTGCTCCACCGACCGCTTCTTCCAGATGCGGTAGAACGTCGGCCTGCACCAATTAAAGCCAGCAGAAATCAGTAAATCATCATCTAATTGGAAGCACTGATCCATTTTGTGCCTTATTTTAGGAGGAATAAACTAGAAGCAGTTGAATTGTGATTAAATCGGTTCTTACACTGGGGACAGGAAGAGCACCAGGGCGGTTCCATTGCCTGCAAAGACATCGAAACAAAAACCAAAATCAAAACCAGATCGATATTTAATCACCCGAAGCAGCAGGTGCAAGCACAACACAACAAAAGCccgagagcgagagagagaaggaagggGGAAAACAAAAGTTGCCAGAAAAGAGCCCAGCACCGCACATGACCGTGTAGTACTACCAACACACGGCATTCGTGCTGCTGCGAACGAACAACGACTGCAGCGAACGAACACGCGGCCGGATCATGGTTCACGGATGGATGCAACAGCGTTTTCGAGTTCGGGACGCACCTATGACGCCGATGGCCGTGCGGATGGTGTCGGGCGAAACCATGGCGGCTTGCTTCCCGGCGGGCGAGTTCGCAGAAACTGGTCTAGAAAGCGAGATCTCCGAAGCAAGGGGGAGGCGAGAGATGGATGGGAAGAACAAacaaggaaggaagggagCGAAGAAGAGATCAGAGAGCCGCCCCCTTGAGACGAGTAGAGAGATGGATGATGAATGATTGTTCACGAGAAACCACCCAAGGCAAGGCGTGCTCTATATAGAGCCCGAGGGGACCGCCCGCCCTGTATCGGTGTATCCTCGccccgctctctctctctctcggccGCGTTTCTTTGCTCACAGACGCTCTCTCTATGACAACCGGGGCCCAGGGGAGTATAAATGCAACGGGCAGGGGCGCCCAGAGCGCCCGGGGCGAGCTGTGTTGGCCATATTCCGGTCGCATTTGATTTCTCCCCTTGTTTCTGATATACGTATATCTGTACCACTGTTTTGGTCCGAATACGGTGTCAGCGCCGCGTCACGGCAAAGCAGCGGTGTCTGCTGCTGCGTGCTTTTGCGCGTCCAGGGGTTCTTTGTCCTCTTTCTCTCGTCAGATTTGACCACGGCCAGAACACGACACGTGTCGGCgcgaatctcaaagcagtcctgtctttgtttgtttgtacTGCAGTGTAGGtaactttcttttctttttggttctCTGCCGGGTGTACAGACAGATGGCAAATCCGGGCACGACAAATGCGTGCTGCTGCGTTGCTCGGGCATATGTTCTTGCCAATCAGTCACCACCTCTAGCTCGAATGGTTAGCATCGGGGGCGAACATTTGGGTAAGGATTCGATAGACCGGAGCCTACActcgttattttttttattgaattgATGATGTTAGTATATATGCTTCATTTTTCATGTGACGGAAAAAGAgattgggaaaaaaaaataaagatacAGCATGGAGCCGTCTGCAGCAGCAGTGCCTATTTCGCTGTCATGAAGGCTGAAGCAGACGGCAATTGGGCTTAAACGCGTACGTGGCCCAGCTATCTACCTTGTGGGCTTCGCTTGCCCATGGTACACGAGGTAAAgcgggaagaagaaaaacgcaaGAAGGGAGCAGGCAGCatacgtttttttttctctcaaaaagaacaaaaatacGTACTGCTAGCTTGCGGAAGCatacgtttttttttctctttttgagGAAGCCAAAAACCAGTTGGTAGAATGCTACTGTAGATACTATGGCATCCacgttgcaaaaaaaaaaagatactgtGGCATCCAAGCTTTCAAAAGCGATGAACATTTGCCTAAAGATCGAGCTGTAGACTGCAGTGTCTCGCTGGTGTAAGCTTGGTGCAGGCAAATGTAGATCTACAGTCTTATTatggttttttttaatcagtttctatcttttttttttacgcaaaccaaattttgcatgtttttaTCTGTATTTTCTATAGCAAAATATAAAAAGTTTCAGCACAACGAAGTTCCTGAAGCACAAGCCAAAactttttaggaaaaaaacaCTTTGCCAGTTACTAAATAAGACGTTgtaactttgtcctaagtcaaacttcttaaagtttagTCAAATTTATAGAACAATCTATGAAAATCTGTAACTTTAAATTAGTTATATTAAATATATCacgatatatatttttatagtgtacttatttgatattgtttatattattatatttttctataaacttgataaaaaataaagaagttTGACTTCTGGCAGATCTTTAGcctatatttaggaacggggTAATAGTAATATTTAGCTTGGACTCGAATTCGGACACTCTGAGGTGAGGCAAAAAAATATTCTAAGTTGAGCAAGCAACAATGATTTATGCTAACCAACTTCACACTACAACCCCCTCTTAAAATTAACCCTGGACacataatatatttttttccttctaaaaGGTTATTTTTTGGTCCAAAATTGGTCAAATTCAAGTTGGAACTTCAAAAACTAAGTCAAATGGGagtaattttttgaaaaaaaaattaaagaggTTAGTTGACAAGAATTCACTAAATTCAATTCTAATAGAACCATCGGTGGATGATAATCGATAGGTATTGATGTAGTTATGAGTCTAATAATGGTATAAAAGACAAAACtcgaaaaaatatttttatgaGAAATGCAGCTACTCATTAACtaggagggaggaagatggttCATCAAGCCATACGCTCTCATCTCATCATGCCGGGAATTTCTTGTCGGTGCGCCCGCCACATAATTTGTCTTCGTTGGACAATGTCACTCGCGAATTCCTTAacc
This is a stretch of genomic DNA from Brachypodium distachyon strain Bd21 chromosome 1, Brachypodium_distachyon_v3.0, whole genome shotgun sequence. It encodes these proteins:
- the LOC100845269 gene encoding bidirectional sugar transporter SWEET4; translated protein: MVSPDTIRTAIGVIGNGTALVLFLSPVPTFYRIWKKRSVEQYSAVPYLATLLNCMMWVLYGLPAVHPNSMLVITINGTGMAIELTYVALFLAFSAGAARRRVLLILAAEVAFVAAVAALVLNLAHTHNRRSMIVGILCVLFGTGMYAAPLSVMKMVIQTKSVEYMPLFLSLASLVNGICWTAYALIRFDLYITIPNGLGVLFAVGQVILYAIYYKSTQQILEARKRKAVAMTEVVVDGNATSDGANAVARH